From the Candidatus Eisenbacteria bacterium genome, the window CTGCGCGTTCGGCTGGGATGGGGTCGTGTAGCCGTAGGCCAGGTACGGCATGAGCCAGTTCGGGATCGGCACGCCCGGCGGCGGCTCCGGCGGCGGCGGGCTGCCCAGGTCGATGACCGGGAAGGTGAAGGACGCGCTCTCGGTGATGCTGTCGGTCCTGGCCTCGTTCACGAAGATGCGCGTCACGGTGAGCGTGTGGTCGCCGAGCGGCAGGTACCCGAGATCGAAGTCCCAGGTCCAGGTCCGGGTCGTGTCGCCGCAGATCTCGGAGGCCTTCACCAGCCTGATCTGGATGTGGCTCGAGTCGATCACCAGCCGGTCGCGGATGCCGCCGCAGTCATAGGGGAACCACCCATGGAGCCGAATGATGGTGGGCTCGCCGATGTTCGGCGGGTTGGCTCCGACGTTGGAATAGAAGGAGATGTACTTGAGCAGCCAGCTCGGCGGCTCGGGGGGGTCCTGGGCGAAGCCCGGGGTGCCGGCGAACAAGCACCCGCCGACCGCGAGCACGGCGAAGAGATGGCGGCGAAACCTCATGGACGCTCCAGAACCCGGGCCAACAGCATGACGCGTTCCCTCTGAGGTTTACAACCCCGGATGGGGGGCCGAAGTCACAAAAAGAGGGCGGATCCGCAGTCAGTGATCCGGACGAGAAAGGTCTCTAGACCGGGTTGGGCCTGGAGCGAGCCTTCTCGGCGAGGCTCTCGAAAAAGGCCGCCGTATCCGCGGGCGATGGGTGATCGAGCAGGAAGCGGCTGACGAAATCGTCGGCGCCCGGGAACGCGCTCGCCCGGATGGCCGCCGCCGCCGCCTCGATGTCGTAGGCCGTCCTGCGATGCTCGATGCCGGGCCCGATCAACGCCCAGAAAGCGCCAAGCGACTCCTCGTAAGGCATGCCGACGCTGCCGGCGTTGGCGAAGCGGATGTCACCGATCTGGCGGTCGATCTGCATGTGCGTGTGTCCACCGATCACGGTGCGCTGCTCGACTCCGGCGAAGACCTCCCGCAACCACGCTTCGGGTGTGAGGGCGGTGATGATCTCCTCGTCGCTCCGCGGCGAGCCGTGGACGAAGAGCGTGGGCCCGAGGGTGTCGACGTCGAGCACCAACTGCTCGGGAAGAGCGCCGAGGAAATCGAGCTGCTCTTCGCTCAGTTGAGCGCGCACCCAGGGCACGCGCTCGGCCCAGGTCGGCGGCACGCTCGGGCCAGGACTCACGACCTCGCGCTCGGTGTTGCCGCGGATGAAGCGGACGTCGGTGTCGAGCGTCGTGAGGCGCTCGAGAACGTCGGCCGGGAACGGTCCGGCGACGATGTCGCCACCGATCAGGATGACGTCCGGACGCACCTTATTCAGCTCGGCCAGCACGGCGTCGAGCGCGAAGCGATTCCCGTGGATGTCGTAGAGAGCCGCAATCCTCATTCTCGGATTCCCCGGGCGAAGCGCCGCGCGCGCATCACATCACTTCACTCGCACGATCCAGCCGGTCGCGACCTGGCCGCGCGAGCTGATGCGGGCGAAGTAGACGCCGGGGGGAACGCTCGAGCCTTCTGCCGAGCGCCCGTTCCACGGGATCGTGTACGAGCCCGAACGCCGCACGCCTTCGTCGAAGCGCCGCACCAGCCGCCCCGCGGCGTCGAACACATCGACTGCGACCGGTCCCGAGACCGCGATCGAGTAGCGAATCGAGGTCGCGTCGCGGAAGGGATTGGGGCCGGCGCGCAGCTCGAGGCCGAGACTCGCGATGGGCCCGGAACCGATCCCGAGCACGTCACAGATGGCGTTCTCGCTGCCAATCAACCCGCAGCCCGAGCCCTCGATGAGCGGGGACGTCCCCTGCAGGCTGTAGTTGCCTTCCAGGGTCGGCGCGCCCGCGCAGGGCTTGGCATTGCAGAACACCGGGTCTGCCGCAAACGAGCTGGTGTACGTGGCGGTCCCTCCGATCACCTTCGCCGGATCGACGTCGCAGCAGGCGAAGTCGACGAAGCCGTCGGTCGCGATGGAGACCGACTCGCCCACGCCCGCGCCGATGCAGTTCCCCCAGATGACCGTGTTCTCGATCGTGACGTTGCCGTCGTTGGCCACGGCCACTCCCGCTCCGCGCTCGTACGCGCGGTTGCCGGTGATCGTGCAGCCGCTGATGACGCCGTCCGTGTCGTAGCCCAGATGGATCCCGGCGCCCATGCGTGTGCCTTCCGTCGTGTTGTTCGAGTTGCCGGCGATCAGGCAGTCGCGGATGTCGACGATGCAGAGCTGGCCCGTCGAGATGCCGGCGCCGATGTGGGCCATGTTGCCGCGCACTTCGCAGTCGAGCATCGTGAGCCGCGAGTCCTGGACCTGAACCCCGCCACCGGTGCCGCCCGACGTGATGCCCGCCGCCCGGTTGCCGTCGAACGAGCATTGCGTCGCGGTGACGTTCGAGTTCTGCCAGGCGAAGAGGCCCGCACCCGTTCCGCGCAGCGCGAAGTAATTGTCGGTGAAGGAGCAGACCTCGAACGTCACGTTCGAGCTGCTCGCATACGCTCCCGCCCCGAGCGCGCCACCCGGGCCGTCATCGGCCGTGCTGCTCGCGATCACACAGAAGCGGAACGTCGCGGTCACCCCCGAGAGATTCAGGCCGCCACCCCAGCCCGGCGAGCTCGGGATCGTCGGCGTACGCGGCGCGAAGCCGTTGCGGATGGTGATGCCCTGCACCAGGACGCTGGTCTCTCCCTGGTTGATGTTGATGCCGCGCGACTGGCCCTGGCAGTCGATGGCGCAGAGCGCCGGGTTGCCGCTCTGAGAGCGCAGCGTCAGGTTCTTGCCGAGGAACCTGAGGTCACGGTTGCGGGAGCCGGTGAAGACGCCGTCGCCGAGAACGATCACGTCGCCCGAGACCGCCGCGTCGATCGCATCCTGGATCTTTGCGAAGTCACCGCCGCCGTCCGGCCGCACGGTGTAGGTGGCGGCGGAAGCGGCGGTCGCGAAGAGCACGGCAATGAAGCCGAGAATCGCCGAGCGGGGGGTCATTGGCGAGCCTCCACGGTCCTGGGGGGTGGGTATTTCCCGCGGACGGAAGTCTACGCCCGATCCCCGGCAAGAGGGAGCGTTTCGATTCTCCGGCAAACGAAACCCCCGGGCCGCGGTGGGCCCGGGGGCTTTGCTGCGGCTCTCGCCTACTTGGCCGTCGCGCGCGTGCTGGGGTCGTCCGCGGGATTGACGTACGTGAGCTGGAACGGGCCCATGCCGTGGACCTGGAGGACCGTTTCCTTCTTGCCCGCCATGGCGTAGTGCCGCATCTCGCCGGGGAGGACCACGTAGCCACCCGCGGGCAGCTCCTTCATGGCCGCCTTGTCGAAGCTCTCGCCCATGCCAATCAAGAGCGAGCCGGAAATGACCGTGACGTGCTCGTCGGTCGGGTGCCAGTGCGGATTGATCTTGTAGTTCGCCGGCATCTTCAGCCGCACGACGTACAGACCCTCCTTGCTCGGATCACCGGCGAGCACCGTGAACTGAGCGCCCTTCTCGAGGACCGGCGGAGGGTCTCCCCACTTGAGATCCTTGCCCGTGTAGAGAGTGTTGTGGCCCGGCGCAGTCGCATCCTCGGCGAAAGCGGCTCCAGCGAACGCAGCGAACAGGACGGAACACCACAGCAGGGTCTTGCGCACTTGCGGCCTCCTATCAAGGGGGATAGTGGACCGCGGAAGATACGGCGTCCGGCTACTCCAACGCCACCAGCTTGGCCGTGGAACGGAGGTCGCCGGTTTGGAGCGTGGCGAAGTAGAACCCAGGACCCACGCGGCGTCCGGCGTGATCCAGGCGCTGCCAGCGCGCCACGTGACGTCCCGCCTCCCGAACACCCTCGAGGAGCACCGTCACTTCGCGGCCCGAGAGGTCGTGAATCGCCAGGCGCACTCGGCTCGGACGCGCCAGCTCGAAAGCCACCGCGGTCTCGGACGAGAACGGATTGGCACCGGCGAGCGAAAGCTCGCCCGCTGCAGGAACGATCGGATCGACTGCAACGGGGCCGGCGGGCTCGACGACCAGGATGCCGTCGGTGCCGTCCTGGAAGTTGATGCTGACCGCGATGCCGCGCGCGTCGCTCGCCTGACCGGGGGTCGAGAACTCGTTCACCACCCGCGAGTCCCCCGGCGCGACCTCGATGGTGGACCCCGTGCTCACCAGATGGTCCACGGCGCCGCTGGGATGCGCCACGAACAGGCCCTGGCCACCGTTGTTGAAGCCACCGCTGAAGACGACGTCGCCGTTGTCGAGATAGGTGAGCGGGAACGCGAACGTGTAGGTCACACCTGCCGGAAGGCCGGCCACCTGCTGGCCGGTGCGCACCACGAGCTCGATGACGCCTCCACGCTCGACGAACAGCGCCGAGACCTCGTCGAGGATGGAGCCGCCGAGGGTGCCGACGGTGGCATGGAACGCCAGCTCGCCGGACTCGCTGATGCGCGCGCCGAGCGGGAATCGCTTGAACGAATTGCCCGCCGGGAATCCCGGAGCCGCTTCGCCCTGAGTCGTGCTTCCCGACGGCATGCCAAACGTGACCATCTCGAGGCCCGATCCTCGTACGGCGTAGATCGCGTTCGCCTTGTTGTTGGTCCCCGGCACGTCGACCCGCGCTCCGAAGGCGATGTGGCCTTGCTCGTTCCTCACCACGTCGACCACGTCGTCGTGGCCGAAGGTGCGGAATCCCGAGTTGCCCAGGAACTTGGCGTTGGGGTGGCCCATCCCCGGCGCCGTGTCTCCCTCGCGGACGACGAGCTGCAGCCCGCTCGGGCCTTCGCTCCAGATGCCTTCGTCGTTGAGGTCGCCCGCGCCACCTTCCATGAGCATCGCGTTGAACGTGATGTGCCCTTGCTCGTCGAGGTCCCAGTTCTCGAACGCCGGCAGGTTGAGGCTGGTGCCGTTCCCGAACTTGACGCCGGCAGGGACGCCGGGAGCCTGGGTGCGCGCGAGCGCGATGACTTCGAGCGTTCCGGTCGCGTCACGCCAGAATCCGTGGTCGTTGATCCCGGAAGAAGAGCCCACGCTGTAGCGCGCGTTGACCACGATGTGCCCGGCGCCCACCAGCGTGTGGAACCACTGGAAGAACGTGGCGCCGGGCGGCGTTCCCGGCGGGTGGTCGGTCTGGCGGAAGATCAGCTCGCGGGAGCCCGTGCGGTCGGCCCACACACCCTGCTCGGTGAAGGTCTGCCCCGGAGGCATGAAGCCACCGTCGAACGAGGTTTGTGTTCCGGAGACACGCGCCGGCCCCGGGATGATGCCCGGCAGCGCAAAGAACGTGGACCCGGTCCCCGTTGCTGCCTCGCCGGTGAGGACGATGGCCTCGAGTGTTCCCTCGCGGCTCACGAAGAGGCCGTGAGGACTGAACGAGTTGTCCCAGCCGCCCGCGAAGGAAACGTTGCCCTGCGCGTCGATGAGCGGGAACGGGTCGGATGGACCCATTGGCGCCGTTCCAAGCCAGGTGAAGTGTGCGCCGGGGACTCCGGGCACCGGATCGCCGGTGAGGGCGATCGGGCGGAAGCGATAGATCTCGGCGGTAGCAAAGGCCGGCGCCAGAAACACGACCGGCAGGAGCACGAGGAGAGAGCCTGGGGGTCTCATGGGGGTGTTCCTTTCGTGCGATGCGGGCTCGGCACAACCACCGTGCTCCCGTGAAGGAAGGTGAGGCAAGCGGAAAGCGACGCGTTGCCCCGCCGGCGTGGCAGGCGTGGGGATTTGGAGCGATTGCGATAGCCGTGTCGTGCAGCCGGCCTCTACAATCGGTGTCCCTTACTTACTCTTCCGGAGGCCGCATGCCGCGCTCCAGGCTCGCCTGCATTGCCTTGCTGTTTGCCGTCTTCGCGCCCGTTTCATCGAGCGCGCAAATCTTCCCCCCGCTCGGCGTTTACGTCAGCCCCACAGGGTCGACCACCAGCAGTTGCACTCCTGCCAACCCCTGTGACCTCGCCACCGGGTTCTCACAGCTGGATCCTGGAGAGGTGATGCGAATGGCCGGCGGCAATTACTCATGGACGACCGGACCGCTCCCGATCCAGAGCAACGTCCGCATCGAAGGCGGCTTCGTCGCCGGTTCGTGGCGCAAGGACCTGTCGGTGCCGACCACGATCACGATCAATCCCCCGCTGGCGACGGCCACCGTCGGGCCGACCACCGTCGGCTACTACGCCGGGCTCAACTTGGTCGGGCTGAGCAACGTCACGATCGCCGACCTCACACTGAGCGTGATGCCCAGCGGCGCCTCCGGCGCAACCTCGAGCCGAGGCCGAACGGTGTACGCGGCCCGCCTCGAGGGCTGCTCGAACGTGGCGTTCTCCCGGGTGAACGTGATTCGGGGACCTGGCAGCGCCGGCTTCTTCGGTGCGACGGGCACCACGGGCGCGAATGGCGGCAACGCCCTCGCCGGCGCTGTTGGAAGCGGTGATAACGAGGACGCCTGCGGCAGAGGCGGAGCCGGCGGCGCGGGAGGCGGTGGTTCTTTGACCACACCTGGTCCCAGTGCTTGCTCGTCCAGCTCTATGGCCGGCTGGGGCTTCGACGGCGTGAGCGGCTCCGCCGATCGCAGGGGCGGCCACGGAGGCTCTGGCGGTTCGGGCGGAGCCTACTCGTACTACCACGGTGCTCCCGGCGGAGACGGGGGC encodes:
- a CDS encoding metallophosphoesterase family protein; protein product: MRIAALYDIHGNRFALDAVLAELNKVRPDVILIGGDIVAGPFPADVLERLTTLDTDVRFIRGNTEREVVSPGPSVPPTWAERVPWVRAQLSEEQLDFLGALPEQLVLDVDTLGPTLFVHGSPRSDEEIITALTPEAWLREVFAGVEQRTVIGGHTHMQIDRQIGDIRFANAGSVGMPYEESLGAFWALIGPGIEHRRTAYDIEAAAAAIRASAFPGADDFVSRFLLDHPSPADTAAFFESLAEKARSRPNPV
- a CDS encoding right-handed parallel beta-helix repeat-containing protein; this translates as MTPRSAILGFIAVLFATAASAATYTVRPDGGGDFAKIQDAIDAAVSGDVIVLGDGVFTGSRNRDLRFLGKNLTLRSQSGNPALCAIDCQGQSRGININQGETSVLVQGITIRNGFAPRTPTIPSSPGWGGGLNLSGVTATFRFCVIASSTADDGPGGALGAGAYASSSNVTFEVCSFTDNYFALRGTGAGLFAWQNSNVTATQCSFDGNRAAGITSGGTGGGVQVQDSRLTMLDCEVRGNMAHIGAGISTGQLCIVDIRDCLIAGNSNNTTEGTRMGAGIHLGYDTDGVISGCTITGNRAYERGAGVAVANDGNVTIENTVIWGNCIGAGVGESVSIATDGFVDFACCDVDPAKVIGGTATYTSSFAADPVFCNAKPCAGAPTLEGNYSLQGTSPLIEGSGCGLIGSENAICDVLGIGSGPIASLGLELRAGPNPFRDATSIRYSIAVSGPVAVDVFDAAGRLVRRFDEGVRRSGSYTIPWNGRSAEGSSVPPGVYFARISSRGQVATGWIVRVK
- a CDS encoding cupin domain-containing protein; translated protein: MRKTLLWCSVLFAAFAGAAFAEDATAPGHNTLYTGKDLKWGDPPPVLEKGAQFTVLAGDPSKEGLYVVRLKMPANYKINPHWHPTDEHVTVISGSLLIGMGESFDKAAMKELPAGGYVVLPGEMRHYAMAGKKETVLQVHGMGPFQLTYVNPADDPSTRATAK
- a CDS encoding choice-of-anchor tandem repeat NxxGxxAF-containing protein; translated protein: MRPPGSLLVLLPVVFLAPAFATAEIYRFRPIALTGDPVPGVPGAHFTWLGTAPMGPSDPFPLIDAQGNVSFAGGWDNSFSPHGLFVSREGTLEAIVLTGEAATGTGSTFFALPGIIPGPARVSGTQTSFDGGFMPPGQTFTEQGVWADRTGSRELIFRQTDHPPGTPPGATFFQWFHTLVGAGHIVVNARYSVGSSSGINDHGFWRDATGTLEVIALARTQAPGVPAGVKFGNGTSLNLPAFENWDLDEQGHITFNAMLMEGGAGDLNDEGIWSEGPSGLQLVVREGDTAPGMGHPNAKFLGNSGFRTFGHDDVVDVVRNEQGHIAFGARVDVPGTNNKANAIYAVRGSGLEMVTFGMPSGSTTQGEAAPGFPAGNSFKRFPLGARISESGELAFHATVGTLGGSILDEVSALFVERGGVIELVVRTGQQVAGLPAGVTYTFAFPLTYLDNGDVVFSGGFNNGGQGLFVAHPSGAVDHLVSTGSTIEVAPGDSRVVNEFSTPGQASDARGIAVSINFQDGTDGILVVEPAGPVAVDPIVPAAGELSLAGANPFSSETAVAFELARPSRVRLAIHDLSGREVTVLLEGVREAGRHVARWQRLDHAGRRVGPGFYFATLQTGDLRSTAKLVALE